Part of the Olsenella profusa DSM 13989 genome, GTTCTTTGCCGCCTCAAGGGAGGAGCCATACATGATGACCTCTCGGGCACTGATCACGTGCACCACGCCATTATATGTGTAGCTTGCCACGGGGTAGTCGAGCTGGTCTTCCATGAGCGTGGTTCCCGTGAGGAGCGTGGGTTGCTGCGAGGCGATCACGGCATCCTCATCGGCGCGGATCTCCTGCTCGGGCCTGAGCGTGATGGCGCCGCTGAGCGAGAGGGCGACCACGATGGCGGCGCAGGCGGCTGCCACGACGACGCCTGTCACGACGGCAGAAAACATGTGACCATGAGGCGTCTGCTGCGGGGGGAGCGGCTCTGCAGGCGTCGTATACGTCGGCGGCACAGGCACACCGGGCATCTGTGGCATGGCAGGCGGCCGGACCGAGGGCTGCCCGGCTGGAGGTGCGACAGGCGACGACGAGGTTCCCGACGCATCCTGGGACACTTGCTGGCCCAGCCGTGTCCCACACGTCGTGCACACGGCCGATTCGTCGGGTTGTTCGGTTCCGCAGGTAGGACAGCGCATGGATATCATCCCTTCAGATGGACGTCTTTGGGGTACTCCATGCCTACGATACCGCCTCATGGGGCGCCGTGCGCAGCTCGTAACACGGACGTCGCCTGGCACGCAATGTGTGCAAGCTGCGGGTTTGCATGCATGCCGCCCATCCCGTGTGACTTCGCATGACAGGCATGGTACTCTATCCAAGTCTGTACCTCCCACTTGGTGGCCCGCCCATGCCAGGCGGCCGTCCCAGTCCGAGGCGAATCATACGAAAGAGAGGATCCACCATGGCAGTCACCAAGGAGCGCAAGGCCGAGCTCATCAAGCAGTACGGCAAGGACGAGAGGGACTCCGGTTCCGCCGCCGTCCAGGTCGCCCTGCTTTCCGAGCGCATCAAGGGCCTCACCGAGCACATGAAGTCCCACAAGAAGGACTACCACACCCGCCGCGGCCTGCTCATGCTCGTCGGCCAGCGCCGTCGCCTGCTCTCCTACATCAAGAGGCAGGACGTCGAGGCCTATCGTTCGCTCATCAAGAGCCTGGGCATCCGCGACAACATCCAGTAGCATCACATATGGCTATGTGAGGGGCGCCTGCGGGCGCTCCTCTTTCATGACGGCCCGCCTGCAATGGGGCAGGCGGAGATAGCAGAGGAAAAGAAATGGCAAAGGTTACGCACGAGTTCGACCTCTATGGCAAGCACTATGCCCTCACCACAGGCGAGCTCGCAAAGCAGGCTACCGGAGAGTGCCTGGTGTCCTGCGGCGACTCTACGGTCAACGTGACCGTGGTGGTCTCCAAGGAGCGCAAGAACTACGACTTCTTCCCGCTCACCGTTGACTTCATCGAGAAGATGTACGCCGTGGGCCGCATCCCCGGCGGCTACCTCAAGCGCGAGGCCCGTCCCTCCGAGAAGGCCACCCTCACGGCCCGCATGATCGATCGCCCCATCCGCCCGTCCTTCCCGGACGGCTTTCGCAACGAGGTCCAGATCGTGGCCATGCCACTCGTGGCCGATCAGGTGAACTCCGTCGACACCATCTCCATCATGGGCGCCTCCGCGGCGCTCACGGTGGGTGGCGTGCCCTTCGAGGGTCCGCTGGCCGGCGTGCGCATCGGTCGCAACGTCGAGACCGGCGAGTTCGTCGTGAACCCCACCTATGAGGAGCGCGATGCGTCCGACCTCGACCTCGAGCTCGCGGGCTCAGCCACCTTCATCTCCATGCTCGAGGCGGGCGCCCAGGAGATCTCCGAGGAGGACATGCTGGCCGCCATGGCCTTTGGCCAGGAGGCCATCGCGGCCTTCTGCAAGGAGGAGAAGAGGTTCTTTGCCAAGGTAGAGGAGGTGGGCGGCCCCATCGTCCAGCGGCACTACGAGCTTGACCAGCCCGTGCCCGAGGTGCATGAGCGCGTATGGGCGCACTTCGAGGAGATGAGCGCCGCCCTCAAGGACGCAGACAAGCTCTCCCGCATGGGCAGGGTCGAGGACCTGAAGGAGGCCATCCGGGCCGAGTTCTCCGAGGAGGAGCAGGTCGAGTGGGGCCGCGCCATCCCCGTGGAGCTCAAGAGCCTCGAGAAGCACGCCATGCGCACGATGGTCGTGGAGACCGGCGAGCGCGTGGACGGACGCTCCGCCACCGAGGTGCGCCCGCTCATGGTGAAGCCCAACTACCTGCCGCTCGTGCATGGCTCCGGCCTCTTCCAGCGTGGTCAGACCCAGGTGCTCTCCGTGGCCACCCTCGGCATGCTCAACGAGTGGCAGCGTCTTGACACCATCGAGCCGGTCGACGGCAAGCGCTACATCCACCACTACAACTTCCCGCCGTTCTGCACCGGCGAGACGGGTCGCATGGGCAGCCCCAAGCGCCGCGAGATCGGTCACGGCAACCTGGCCGAACGGGCACTGCTGCCCGTGATCCCCTCCGAGGACGAGTTTCCCTACACCATCCGCGTGGTCTCCGAGGTCATGGAGTCCAACGGCTCCTCCTCGATGGCATCCACCTGCGGCTCGACGCTCGCCCTCATGGACGCGGGCGTGCCGCTCAGGCGCCCCGTCTCCGGTGTGGCCATGGGCCTCATCCAAGAGGAGGGCAAGACGGTGGTCCTCACCGACATCCAGGGCCTCGAGGACTTCCTGGGTGACATGGACTTCAAGGTGTGTGGCACCACCAAGGGCATCACGGCCATGCAGATGGACAACAAGGCCACCGGCCTCACGCCCGAGATCCTGAGGCAGGCACTCCAACAGGCGCACGAGGGCCGCATGCTCATCCTCGACGCCATGCTCGACGAGATTCCCGCGCCGCGCACGTCCACCAAGGAGACGGCGCCCTCCATCATCAGCCTCTCCATCCCCACGGACAAGATCCGCGACGTCATCGGCTCCGGCGGCAAGGTCATCCGTGGCATCCAGGACGACACGGGCGCCACGATCGACATCCAGGAGGACGGCACCGTCTTCATCGCCGGCACCGGTGGCGCGGGTACGGAGGCCGCCGAGCGCATCAAGGCCATCGTCAAGGTGCCCGAGATGGGCGAGGAGTACACTGGTCGCGTGGTCAACATCCAGCCCTTCGGTGCCTTCGTCGAGCTACTGCCGGGCAAGGACGGCCTGCTGCACATCTCCCGCGTCGCCAAGGGTCGCGTGGAGAAGGTCGAGAACGTCCTCAACATCGGTGACGAGGTCAAGGTCAAGGTCATCGAGGTGGACGAGAAGGGCAAGGTGAGCCTGGATCGTCTCGACAAGCCCGAGGCTCCCGCCGGTCCCGGCGCGTCCCACGAGCACAACGGTACGCGCCACGCGCGTGGGCATCGTCATCCGGGCGACAGGGGCACGGGCAACGGCTCCGGCCGCCAGCCCCGTCGTCACCACGAGGGATAGGCCTCGGTGTCGCAGCCAGTTCTGCCTCAGTGCAAATACCAGAGGTGAAAAGCAGGGCCGCCCGCCATGTTGGTGGTCCTGTGTGTGCACCACATACCGTATGTTGCCGCAGAAGATCTCTTACGTATGAGGCGTGCGTAGGTACTTCACCAGCGCGATGCACCCCAGCATCATCAGTGCCAGCCCCAAAAGCTCCTTCACATAGGCCATTGCTTGGATGAACACCACATAGGGATCAAAGGCCATGATTGCTCCTCGTCTAGTGGACGCCATACATCCGGGACATTACCGTCCGCTCACGCCTGTGCGAGCGCTGTCACCAGCTCCTCGGTCGTCGTGATGGTGGACCCAAAGCACCGCCGGCAGTGCTCGATGCCCGCCTCCTGCGTGCCGCACAGGAAGGTGCGCGTGGCATCCTCCACCACGATGGTCCCATAGCCCAGGAAGTAGGCATCCGCCAGGGTGTGCAGCACACAGATGTTGGTGTCCTCGCCAACGGCTATGAGCGTGTCCACGCCCAGCTCGCGCAGGGTGAGGTCGAGGTCCGTCTGGAAGAACCCCGAGTAGCGGCGCTTGGGGATGATGAAGTCCCTCTCGCCCGACCCCGCCCGCAGTGCCGGGTTGGGGATGGCCAGGCCCTTGATGCCATGGTCTCCCCACAGGTCAAGCTCACGGTCGAGTCCGGGGATGTGCTGGTCGCAGCAGAAGATGACGGGCAACCCCACCGCGCGCGCGGCGTCCACGACCCTCACGGATGCCCCCACGAGCCCCTGCTCGGCGGGGTCTTGGGTATAGAGCGTGTCCTCGCCCTTGGTGACCAGGACGTCTATGACGAGGAGAGCGGTCCGTGCCTTGTCCAGCCTCATGGGTGGCCTCCTTGCGCAGGGCATCGGGGTTCGGATGAGACCATCCTACCGCTCGCCGCCTCTGCTGTCACAAGCCGAAAGCAGCTGCTCACAAACGGCGTGTCCGCCGCCCGGGACGTACGTCCATCCGCCGCTTTCCCGTTGTCCCCCTACCCCTCGAGAGCCTATCTTGGGCGCAGGGGAAAATAGAGTGCATGGAGAGGGGATGGCATGTTCGATAGGCTGTTCGAGCCGGTGACCATCAACGGGATGGTGGTGCCCAACCGCGTGGTCTTCGAGC contains:
- the rpsO gene encoding 30S ribosomal protein S15; translation: MAVTKERKAELIKQYGKDERDSGSAAVQVALLSERIKGLTEHMKSHKKDYHTRRGLLMLVGQRRRLLSYIKRQDVEAYRSLIKSLGIRDNIQ
- a CDS encoding polyribonucleotide nucleotidyltransferase encodes the protein MAKVTHEFDLYGKHYALTTGELAKQATGECLVSCGDSTVNVTVVVSKERKNYDFFPLTVDFIEKMYAVGRIPGGYLKREARPSEKATLTARMIDRPIRPSFPDGFRNEVQIVAMPLVADQVNSVDTISIMGASAALTVGGVPFEGPLAGVRIGRNVETGEFVVNPTYEERDASDLDLELAGSATFISMLEAGAQEISEEDMLAAMAFGQEAIAAFCKEEKRFFAKVEEVGGPIVQRHYELDQPVPEVHERVWAHFEEMSAALKDADKLSRMGRVEDLKEAIRAEFSEEEQVEWGRAIPVELKSLEKHAMRTMVVETGERVDGRSATEVRPLMVKPNYLPLVHGSGLFQRGQTQVLSVATLGMLNEWQRLDTIEPVDGKRYIHHYNFPPFCTGETGRMGSPKRREIGHGNLAERALLPVIPSEDEFPYTIRVVSEVMESNGSSSMASTCGSTLALMDAGVPLRRPVSGVAMGLIQEEGKTVVLTDIQGLEDFLGDMDFKVCGTTKGITAMQMDNKATGLTPEILRQALQQAHEGRMLILDAMLDEIPAPRTSTKETAPSIISLSIPTDKIRDVIGSGGKVIRGIQDDTGATIDIQEDGTVFIAGTGGAGTEAAERIKAIVKVPEMGEEYTGRVVNIQPFGAFVELLPGKDGLLHISRVAKGRVEKVENVLNIGDEVKVKVIEVDEKGKVSLDRLDKPEAPAGPGASHEHNGTRHARGHRHPGDRGTGNGSGRQPRRHHEG
- a CDS encoding cysteine hydrolase family protein, with the translated sequence MRLDKARTALLVIDVLVTKGEDTLYTQDPAEQGLVGASVRVVDAARAVGLPVIFCCDQHIPGLDRELDLWGDHGIKGLAIPNPALRAGSGERDFIIPKRRYSGFFQTDLDLTLRELGVDTLIAVGEDTNICVLHTLADAYFLGYGTIVVEDATRTFLCGTQEAGIEHCRRCFGSTITTTEELVTALAQA